In Gemmatimonas sp., the following are encoded in one genomic region:
- a CDS encoding heavy metal translocating P-type ATPase, which produces MTTANITHPRPAAPPTSLEKVVIPVSGMTCAACQGRVQRTLSKMPGVVDASVNLMMGNATISYDASAISPDALVEGIRATGYGAELPQADRTAFEEQAARDTATAAEFRELRKKAWVSGVAGIAAMLLSMPLMTVMNAGHHGPVADPFMRWAMEHMTPALRAAAPWLYAIPAAALSWGLLLVTLGVMAWAGRHFYTRAWAAFRHHSADMNTLVAVGTGAAFVYSLVATAAPGFFVRNGVTPDVYYEAVIIIIALILTGNAFEARAKRETSTALRALANLQPKTARVLRGEAEEDVPVESVRADDMILVRPGERVPVDGEIVSGESAVDESMLTGESLPVTKRVSDRVIGGTINRTGAFRYRATTLGETSVLAQIVKLMRDAQGSRAPIQRLADRISAIFVPVVVSIAVAAFAVWFVAVHTTGGGVGEAAVRAFAAAVAVLIIACPCAMGLAVPTAVMVSTGKGAELGVLIKGGEALQRAGDITTVVLDKTGTVTEGRPAVTDVEVVRDSTLASEAMLALVASLETMSEHPLADALVRHAHDRGLPVDTPEAFESHTGRGATGVVRGHALAVGNEALMQDYAVDIAPLRSAGHRFGDEGKTAMYIAIDGALAGIVAVADPIRATSRAAIQQLQRLGLDVVMLTGDNQRTANAVAREAGIARVVAGVLPAGKVAEIERLQADGWVVAMVGDGVNDAPALAKADIGIAMGSGTDIAVEAADIALMRGDLAGVADAIRLSRRTMRTMKQNLFWAFAYNVIGIPVAAGVLFPIVGLLLSPILASAAMAFSSVSVVMNSLRLRRFRTATA; this is translated from the coding sequence ATGACCACCGCGAATATCACGCACCCGCGGCCCGCTGCGCCTCCGACATCGTTGGAGAAGGTCGTCATCCCGGTTTCGGGCATGACGTGCGCCGCCTGCCAGGGACGCGTTCAGCGAACGTTGAGCAAGATGCCGGGCGTCGTCGACGCCTCGGTGAATTTGATGATGGGCAATGCAACGATTTCGTATGACGCGTCGGCGATCTCGCCGGACGCCCTGGTCGAGGGTATTCGCGCGACCGGTTATGGCGCGGAGTTGCCGCAGGCGGATCGCACCGCATTCGAGGAGCAGGCGGCGCGCGACACGGCGACCGCGGCGGAGTTTCGCGAACTTCGCAAAAAGGCATGGGTCAGCGGAGTCGCGGGTATCGCGGCGATGCTGCTGTCCATGCCTTTGATGACTGTGATGAATGCCGGTCACCACGGGCCGGTGGCCGATCCATTCATGCGTTGGGCAATGGAGCACATGACACCCGCGCTGCGTGCAGCGGCCCCATGGCTCTATGCCATCCCGGCCGCGGCGCTGTCGTGGGGATTGCTGCTCGTCACGCTCGGTGTGATGGCGTGGGCTGGCCGGCACTTCTACACGCGGGCATGGGCCGCCTTTCGCCATCACTCCGCCGATATGAACACGCTCGTCGCCGTGGGCACGGGCGCGGCGTTCGTATACTCGCTCGTCGCGACCGCCGCACCGGGCTTCTTCGTACGCAATGGGGTGACGCCTGACGTGTACTACGAGGCGGTGATCATCATTATCGCACTCATCCTCACCGGCAACGCGTTCGAGGCCCGCGCGAAGCGCGAAACGTCGACCGCGCTTCGCGCGCTCGCGAACCTGCAGCCGAAGACAGCGCGCGTGCTGCGCGGTGAGGCGGAAGAGGACGTGCCGGTGGAAAGTGTACGCGCCGACGACATGATCCTCGTGCGCCCGGGCGAGCGAGTCCCGGTGGACGGCGAGATCGTGAGTGGCGAGAGCGCGGTCGACGAGAGCATGCTGACCGGCGAGTCGCTCCCTGTCACGAAGCGGGTCAGCGACCGCGTGATCGGCGGGACGATCAACCGCACAGGCGCGTTCCGGTACCGCGCCACCACGCTGGGCGAGACGAGTGTCCTGGCGCAGATCGTGAAGCTCATGCGCGATGCGCAGGGATCCCGCGCCCCGATCCAGCGCCTGGCGGACCGAATCAGCGCGATCTTTGTACCAGTCGTGGTCTCCATCGCCGTCGCGGCCTTCGCCGTATGGTTCGTCGCCGTCCACACGACGGGCGGTGGTGTCGGCGAAGCGGCGGTCCGCGCATTTGCGGCGGCAGTCGCGGTGCTCATCATCGCCTGCCCGTGTGCGATGGGCCTTGCCGTCCCGACGGCCGTCATGGTGTCGACGGGCAAGGGCGCGGAGCTCGGCGTGTTGATCAAAGGTGGGGAAGCGTTGCAGCGTGCCGGCGACATCACGACGGTAGTGCTGGACAAGACTGGCACGGTGACCGAGGGGCGGCCGGCGGTAACCGACGTCGAGGTCGTGCGTGACAGCACGCTGGCGAGTGAAGCGATGCTCGCGCTCGTCGCGTCGTTGGAGACCATGAGTGAGCATCCACTGGCCGATGCCCTCGTGCGCCATGCCCATGACCGGGGGCTCCCCGTCGACACACCGGAGGCCTTCGAGTCGCACACAGGCCGCGGCGCCACGGGAGTGGTGCGGGGACATGCGCTGGCCGTCGGCAATGAAGCGCTGATGCAGGACTATGCCGTCGACATCGCGCCGCTTCGTTCGGCGGGTCATCGCTTCGGTGACGAAGGCAAGACGGCGATGTATATCGCCATCGACGGTGCGCTTGCCGGTATCGTTGCCGTGGCAGATCCGATTCGCGCGACGTCACGCGCGGCGATCCAGCAGTTGCAGCGACTCGGACTGGATGTTGTGATGCTGACTGGCGACAACCAGCGCACGGCGAATGCAGTCGCGCGTGAGGCGGGCATCGCGCGCGTGGTTGCCGGCGTGCTGCCGGCGGGCAAGGTCGCCGAGATCGAACGACTGCAGGCAGACGGGTGGGTGGTCGCGATGGTGGGCGACGGCGTCAACGACGCGCCAGCGCTGGCGAAGGCCGACATCGGCATCGCGATGGGCAGCGGCACCGACATCGCGGTGGAAGCCGCGGACATCGCGCTCATGCGCGGCGATCTCGCCGGTGTCGCCGACGCGATCCGACTGTCGCGTCGTACGATGCGCACGATGAAGCAGAACCTCTTCTGGGCGTTTGCCTACAACGTGATCGGCATTCCCGTCGCGGCCGGCGTGCTCTTCCCGATCGTCGGACTGCTCTTGAGCCCGATCCTCGCCAGTGCGGCGATGGCGTTCAGCAGCGTCAGCGTCGTCATGAACAGCCTGCGACTGCGGCGGTTTCGCACGGCGACGGCGTAG